In Arcobacter sp. F155, the following proteins share a genomic window:
- a CDS encoding ABC transporter substrate-binding protein, which translates to MKKLLILFLAIVIFVVTVSLLFYKEKEPIKIGFVGALTGKYSVLGNAMVNGVLLAFEEANYEVNGRKIDIVFKDDKQDEDLNKNIINEFLANDIKIIIGNVTSSMSKVTMSIINNYDDMFMISASSASNEFSGKDDNFFRVHVANNAQRFDSFTNYVINNGFKRVYGIYDPYNATYAKDYLINFEKSLVSKGEKPLLSYSKTNSNLDFLVDDIRKKNPDLIIICANSVDSARVIQYIRLKGLKTQVASAEWARTPSFIENAGKAAEGVIFNIDYDENSASPSYKEFVHNYKRKYDISPSMYASKAYEIGKILLEVLEKGDETQIKRNLLLQKEFEGVQDKILFDEYGDVIRSYYNFKVKNGEFVKVDE; encoded by the coding sequence ATGAAAAAACTTTTAATTTTATTTTTAGCAATAGTTATATTTGTAGTTACGGTTTCTCTTCTGTTTTATAAAGAAAAAGAACCTATTAAGATAGGGTTTGTTGGTGCTTTAACAGGAAAATACTCAGTTCTTGGAAATGCTATGGTAAATGGGGTTTTATTGGCATTTGAAGAGGCAAACTATGAAGTTAATGGAAGAAAAATAGATATTGTTTTTAAAGATGATAAACAAGATGAAGACTTAAATAAAAATATCATAAATGAGTTTTTGGCAAATGATATAAAAATCATTATAGGAAATGTTACTAGTTCTATGTCTAAAGTAACGATGTCTATAATCAATAACTATGATGATATGTTTATGATTTCAGCATCTTCTGCCAGTAATGAATTTTCAGGAAAAGATGATAACTTTTTTAGAGTTCATGTTGCAAACAATGCTCAAAGGTTTGACTCTTTTACTAACTATGTAATAAATAATGGTTTTAAGAGAGTTTATGGAATATATGACCCATATAATGCAACTTATGCAAAGGATTATTTAATCAACTTTGAGAAAAGTTTAGTATCAAAAGGAGAAAAGCCTCTTCTTTCATATTCGAAAACAAACTCAAACTTAGATTTTTTAGTAGATGATATAAGAAAGAAAAACCCTGATTTAATAATTATTTGTGCAAACTCTGTTGATTCTGCTAGAGTAATTCAATATATTAGATTAAAAGGTTTAAAAACACAAGTTGCATCAGCTGAATGGGCAAGAACGCCGTCTTTTATTGAAAATGCAGGTAAAGCAGCGGAGGGTGTTATTTTTAATATTGATTATGACGAGAATTCAGCTAGTCCAAGCTATAAAGAGTTTGTTCATAACTATAAAAGAAAGTATGATATATCTCCTTCTATGTATGCTTCAAAGGCTTATGAAATTGGTAAAATTTTATTGGAAGTATTAGAAAAGGGTGATGAAACTCAAATAAAAAGAAACTTATTATTACAAAAAGAGTTTGAAGGTGTTCAAGATAAGATTTTATTTGATGAGTATGGAGATGTTATTAGAAGTTATTATAACTTTAAAGTTAAGAATGGGGAGTTTGTAAAAGTAGATGAATAA